A genomic segment from Candidatus Bathyarchaeota archaeon encodes:
- a CDS encoding sulfide/dihydroorotate dehydrogenase-like FAD/NAD-binding protein: MYRIEERTELASDIKLFKINAPLVAKKSRPGQFLVIRAHEKGERIPLTIVEKDGEKGIITIIFQEVGKTTKQLGKLQKGDFILDLVGPLGKPTEIANFGTVVIVGGGIGITEAYPETKALKEVGCKVISIIGARSKELLILEEEMASVSDEIYISTDDGSKGHHGFVTDLLKKLIDGIKIDLVFVVGPAIMMKKVTEITRPYGIKTLVSLNSIMVDATGMCGTCRVLVGGKTKFACVDGPTFDGHLVDFDLLIKRLNIYLDKEEHSCKLYEQLNN, from the coding sequence ATGTATAGAATAGAAGAGAGAACAGAACTGGCCTCCGATATTAAGTTGTTTAAAATCAATGCACCGTTAGTTGCTAAAAAAAGCAGGCCAGGACAGTTTCTTGTTATAAGGGCGCATGAAAAGGGAGAGAGGATACCATTAACGATCGTAGAAAAGGATGGGGAAAAAGGAATCATTACAATAATATTTCAAGAAGTAGGAAAGACTACTAAACAACTCGGCAAACTCCAAAAAGGTGATTTTATACTCGATTTAGTTGGCCCTTTGGGAAAACCCACTGAGATTGCTAATTTTGGCACAGTAGTTATTGTCGGTGGCGGAATAGGAATTACTGAAGCTTACCCAGAAACTAAAGCGCTCAAAGAAGTTGGGTGTAAAGTAATAAGTATAATAGGGGCTAGAAGCAAGGAACTCCTTATTTTGGAAGAGGAGATGGCTAGTGTAAGCGATGAGATTTACATATCAACTGATGATGGTTCTAAAGGTCACCATGGATTTGTCACGGATTTATTAAAGAAATTAATCGATGGTATTAAGATAGATTTAGTATTTGTAGTTGGACCGGCCATTATGATGAAAAAAGTTACAGAAATAACTCGTCCATATGGCATTAAAACACTTGTCAGTTTAAATTCAATAATGGTTGATGCAACCGGGATGTGTGGTACTTGTAGAGTTTTAGTCGGAGGAAAAACTAAATTTGCTTGTGTAGATGGACCGACTTTCGATGGACATCTAGTTGACTTCGATTTATTAAT